Within the Stenotrophomonas maltophilia genome, the region GAACAATTCTCTAAAGGTTGCTGCAAGCCATTGATGTGGCTGGCGATTTCCCTGCGGAAAAGTTGTTGACAACCCTTCGCTCGCTGCTAAGGTGGGCATCAGAGGGAAATCCGGGTGTTTTGTGGGTTTTCGTGGTTCAATGTTTCACCGGGCGAAGGACAAGGTGCAGGCGTCGTGTTTCAGGGCGAGACGGCCATCACAGTTGACGACAAGGGGCGCATGGCGGTTCCCACCGCTTACCGCGACCTCGTCGCGCGCGCCAGCAACAACCGTCTCGTGTTGACCTACAACCCGTTCGAAGCCGGCTGCCTGTGGCTGTATGCCGAGTCCGAATGGGAGCGGGTCCGCGACGATGTCATGTCCAAGCCCAATACCCAGCGCGTCGTGCGCCTGTTGCAGCAGAAGCTGGTCGGCTCGGCCGCCCACCTGGAGCTGGACGGCAACGGTCGTATCAGCATTCCCGCCAGCCACCGCGGTGCGGTGGGCATAGAAAAGAAGGCGGTATTGCTCGGTATGGGCGACAAGTTCGAATTGTGGAGCGAGCAGGCGCATCGTGCCCTGATCCAGCAGACGTTGTCTGACGAGGATCTGGGCGATGGGTTGCTCGACCTGAAGTTGTGAGCCGGGGTGCCCGGATGCGCCCAGAAGCGCAGGCCGGTCACCTTCCGGTGTCGCAGTCGCCGGCGGTGCACCTGCCGGTCCTGTACACCCAGGTCCTGGACGGCCTGAGGGTGATCGAAAACGGACGTTATCTGGATGGCACGTTCGGTCGTGGCGGTCACGCACGTGGCGTGCTCACCCAGTTGGGGCCGGAGGGACGCCTGCTGGTCATGGACAAGGATCCGGAAGCCATCGCTGTGGCCGAGCGCGACTTCGCGCCGGACCCGCGCGTGTCGATTTTCCGTGGCAGCTTCGCCCAGCTGCTGCAGTGGAACGAGACCGCCGAAGGCCTGGATGGCGTGCTGTTCGATCTCGGCGTGTCCTCGCCGCAGCTGGACGTGGCCGAACGTGGTTTCAGCTTCGGCAAGGACGGCCCGCTGGACATGCGCATGGATCCGGACAGCGGCGAAAGTGCCGCGCAGTGGATCAACCGCGTCGAAGAGCGCGAGATCGCCGACGTGCTGTGGACCTACGGCGAAGAGCGGCAGAGCCGGCGCATCGCCCGCGCCATCGTTGCCCGCCGCGAGAAGCAGCCGTTCTCCCGCACCGCCGAACTGGCCGAACTGATCGCGTCGGTGATGCCCCGCGGCAAGGACAAGATCCATCCGGCCACTCGCAGTTTCCAGGCCATCCGCATCCACATCAACCGCGAGCTGGCCGATCTGGAGGCCGGGCTCGACGCGGCGGTGGAACGGCTCAAGCCCGGCGGCCGGCTGGCGGTCATCAGCTTCCATTCGCTGGAAGACCGTATCGTCAAGCAGTACATGAACCGTCTGGCCAAGGCGCCGCCTGCCAACCGCCGCCTGCCTGAAGCGGTCGCGTTCGTGCCGACCCTGGACCTGATCGGCGGGGCCATCAAGGCCACGGACGACGAACTGGCCGCCAACCCGCGCGCGCGCAGCGCCGTGCTGCGCGTGGCCCAGAAGCGGGAGGCCGACGCATGAGCCGCCTGCTGCTGATCATTCTGCTGGCCTCCACCGTGGCCTCGGCGATCGGCGTGGTGTTCGTGCGCCACCGCCACCGGCAGACGTTCATCGAGCTGTCGCGCGCCGAGCGTGCGCGCGATGACCTGAACATCGAATTCGGCCGCCTGCAGCTGGAACAGGCCACTCTGGCCGAAGCCAACCGCGTCGACCGCATCGCCCGTGAAAAGCTGGGCATGAAGTTCCCCGAAGCCGCCGACGTAGTGGTGGTGCGCCCATGAGCAAGACCGGCCGCAACCGTCCACGCAACGCCTTCAACCTGCGCCAGCGCCTGCGCTGGGTGGCGCTGGCGCTTGGCCTGTGTTCGGTGTCGTTGGTCGGCCGCGCGGCCTACGTGCAGATCATCAACAGCGATTTCTACCAGCGCCAGGGCGAGGCCCGCTACCTGCGCGAGCTGCCGATCAAAACCTCGCGCGGCATGATCACCGACCGCAACGGCGAACCGCTGGCGGTCTCCACCCCGGTGGCCTCGATCTGGGTGAACCCGCAGGACCTGCTGCGCGCGCCTGACCGCATTCCGGAATTGGCGCAGGCCGTGGGCATGTCGGTGGACGAGCTGAGCAGCCGCCTGTCGCAGAAGTCGGACAAGGAATTCATGTACCTGCGTCGCCGGATCAATCCGGATGAGGCAGAAAAGGTGGTCGCGCTGAAGATTCCAGGCGTGGCCGCGCAGCGCGAGTTCCGCCGCTTCTACCCGCAGGGCGAAGCGATGGCGCATGTGCTGGGTTTCACCAACATCGACGACCGCGGCCAGGAAGGCCTGGAACTGGCGTTCGACGAATGGCTGCGCGGCAAGCCGGGCGCGAAGCGGGTGATCCGCAACCGCAAGGGCGAGACCGTCGAGAGCGATCTGCTGCGTGCCGCCGAACCGGGCAAGGACCTGACCCTCAGCATCGATCGCCGCATCCAGTACCTGGCCTTCAAGGAACTGCGCAATGCGCTGGTGGCCAACAAGGCGGCCGGCGGTTCGATGGTCATCATGGACGTGACCACAGGCGAGATCCTGGCCATGGTCAACCTGCCGACCTACAACCCGAACTCGCTGACCGGTGCGTTGCCCGATTCGCGCCGCAATCGCGCGGTGACCGATCTGGTCGAACCGGGCTCGACGATGAAGCCGTTGACCATCGCCACCGCGCTGCAGGCAGGCGTGGTGACCAAGGACACCATCGTCGACACCAATCCGGGTTACATGACCCTGGGCCGCTTCACCATCCGCGACGTGCCGCGCAACAACGGGGTACTGAACGTGACCGGCGTAATCACCCGCAGCTCCAACGTGGGTGCCGCCAAGGTCGCGGCGAAGATGCCTGACCAGAC harbors:
- a CDS encoding division/cell wall cluster transcriptional repressor MraZ yields the protein MAVPTAYRDLVARASNNRLVLTYNPFEAGCLWLYAESEWERVRDDVMSKPNTQRVVRLLQQKLVGSAAHLELDGNGRISIPASHRGAVGIEKKAVLLGMGDKFELWSEQAHRALIQQTLSDEDLGDGLLDLKL
- a CDS encoding peptidoglycan D,D-transpeptidase FtsI family protein, with the protein product MSKTGRNRPRNAFNLRQRLRWVALALGLCSVSLVGRAAYVQIINSDFYQRQGEARYLRELPIKTSRGMITDRNGEPLAVSTPVASIWVNPQDLLRAPDRIPELAQAVGMSVDELSSRLSQKSDKEFMYLRRRINPDEAEKVVALKIPGVAAQREFRRFYPQGEAMAHVLGFTNIDDRGQEGLELAFDEWLRGKPGAKRVIRNRKGETVESDLLRAAEPGKDLTLSIDRRIQYLAFKELRNALVANKAAGGSMVIMDVTTGEILAMVNLPTYNPNSLTGALPDSRRNRAVTDLVEPGSTMKPLTIATALQAGVVTKDTIVDTNPGYMTLGRFTIRDVPRNNGVLNVTGVITRSSNVGAAKVAAKMPDQTFYDGVRRFGYGSVPHSGFPGESGGVVMRPGRWSGTTKTTMSYGYGLSVTPLQIATAYSALANGGRLIAPTFVKGQRNEGQQIIDENVAKQVVAMMETVVTQGGAKQAAVLGYHVAGKTGTARKAGPGGYERGHYNALFAGVVPATNPRFATVIVINDPQAGKFYGGLVSAPVYHNVMEGTLRLMDVPLDDLQSWLAAQQSGKMGHSASILPAPPAETALPVDAAAEFDAALPSAQVQTPPATGGTQ
- the ftsL gene encoding cell division protein FtsL, translating into MSRLLLIILLASTVASAIGVVFVRHRHRQTFIELSRAERARDDLNIEFGRLQLEQATLAEANRVDRIAREKLGMKFPEAADVVVVRP
- the rsmH gene encoding 16S rRNA (cytosine(1402)-N(4))-methyltransferase RsmH, which encodes MRPEAQAGHLPVSQSPAVHLPVLYTQVLDGLRVIENGRYLDGTFGRGGHARGVLTQLGPEGRLLVMDKDPEAIAVAERDFAPDPRVSIFRGSFAQLLQWNETAEGLDGVLFDLGVSSPQLDVAERGFSFGKDGPLDMRMDPDSGESAAQWINRVEEREIADVLWTYGEERQSRRIARAIVARREKQPFSRTAELAELIASVMPRGKDKIHPATRSFQAIRIHINRELADLEAGLDAAVERLKPGGRLAVISFHSLEDRIVKQYMNRLAKAPPANRRLPEAVAFVPTLDLIGGAIKATDDELAANPRARSAVLRVAQKREADA